The genomic segment ATCCAAGTGCCTCAAGAGCCATAATTGCTTCATTTTTATGTGCAGAGATGTTTTCTCCACTTATAAGATTAGCATCACTTAATTCAGCGATTATTCTTCTTGCTGTTTTTAACCCAATTCCTGGAACTTTTTTTAAAGTATCTAAATCTCCATTCAGTATGGCATTTGTAAAAGAATTTGGATTTAGTGATGAACATATTGCCATAGCTGTACTTGCACCTATTCCATTTAATTTTACAAGCATTTCAAACATTTTTTGCTCACTCAAATCTAAAAAACCATAAAACAAATTTGCATCTTCTCTTATTATTTGAGTTATATTAAGCTCTATTTTTGATCCGCTTTCAAGCTTTGCAGAACAAAAAAGAGATATAAAAATACCATAGCTAACACCGCTAACTGTTTTTAATATAACAAATGCAGGATCTTTTTTTGTTATAACGCCTTCAATAGCTTTTATCACTGTTTTTCCTTTAATTTTGGCAGTAATTCAAGATCATTTGATTTTTTAATCTCAAATTTAATATCATCACCTTCTTCTATTTTTGTTACCATAACAACTCTCGATATCTCATTTTGCCTTGTATGATAAACAACTTCCGTAGCAGGATTAACTATTATAAACTTAATCTCATTTAATTCAAGCCAATTACTTCTATTTACAATTTTAGAAGCAAAAATCTCATTTTGCATAAAATCAAGCTCATTTTTTAACTCTTTTAAATTATCTTTTTTTGTATTATATTCTTTTAAAAGCATATTATACTCACCAACTAACTGCTGATACTCTTTAAGTTTTTTTATAAAAGTAACAGGTGGAACAACCTTAGATTTCTGTAATTCTTCAACTTTAGATTTTATTGTATGTATAGAAGATTTATTTGTATCTATAATTATTTTTTTTGATTCTAATATTTTTGGTATTTTTTTAATATCTTTTTTTAAGTCATTAATTTTTTCAACTTGACCCTCTATATCATAACTCCTATCTTTTATTTTAGTTGCATCTATAATAAGCTTATTATTATTTCCTCGTAAATATTTAATATCTATTAAACTAAGGCCAGTTATCGTACAATTTGACACTAATGTTTCAATTATCACCTCATCGGCTGTTATATTTCCGCCTATTACGCTTCTTATAATAGCTTTTTTAGCTACAACAGTTCCGCCTTCAAGCCTATCAATATAAACCTCATCGGCTTCAACAAATCCAATATGAACATGTATATCCGCCTTTTTAGCTTTTACTTTTGCTTTTGCATGAGTTTGACCACCTATCTTAACGTTATCTGCAATCACGGATGCGTTAGAACCAATATTTCCTTTCACGCTAACATCTTTTGCCTCAACAACAACGCCAGTTCCAATAGCATCTTTAAATATATCATCTTCTTTTATTAAAATACTAACATTAGAATCTAACTCCGTCTTAACAGAACCTGTGTCTTTAAAGGTTATTTCATTTATTTCAAGCTGCTCTTTGATATCATAAATACCCTGATTATCACTCACAAATCCTGGTTTTTTAGCTATATATTTTATACTTGTATCATCTTCTATTTTTTTTATGTTTTCAGTAATGCCTATCTCTTTTAAATTATTGTCTTTGGGTAATTGAACCTCTATAAAATCACCTCTAACATTCCTACCACTCTTTCCATTTTGAGGCTTAATATATTCAATTATCATTTCATTTAATACAACACCTGAGACAAAACCTCTACTGGCATGATCCATCTTGTCATTTTTATCAATATTTTTAAGCTTATTTTTATAGTGCAGAATCAATTTAGACTCTATTGATTTTCTAGGTTCAAAACCTTTTGCTACAATAAAGGTATAATCATCATCTATAATCTCTTTGATACGCAAAATAGAAGATATTTTTTTTAATTCACTTTTTAGGCTGTCATCTCTGATACCTATAAGAATATTGGCTCTAATTAGTTTTTTGGCTATAAAATTATACATTAATTCTTCATAACCATTTTCATAAATAGCATCTTTAGTTGCATGAACAGTTCCCACTATCTTTGTTAAAGATTGATTTGCTCCTATGCTGATATTTGGAATTTTTGGCTTAACCAGAACTCTAATGTCGTAATACTCAACCTTATAAACTTGCTCTATTACAAGAGTCGGGTCAAGATAAAAGTCAAGATCATTAAAAATATCAAGTTCATTTTTAGACAAACTAACAGGTTCTTGATTTTCTTTATTTGTATATAATGTAGTAAAATCTAATAAATTAAAATCTATAAATTTAGCTTCAACTCCAGTATTTTTACTAATCTCTTTTATATCTTCATATGGTGTTTTTGAATCTGCACTAATGGGAGACAGATATTTTGCTTCACTCAAGCTAGTTCCTAATTGTAAAATATATTTAAATTTCTATTATTATCTCTAAATTTTTATTAAAAATTGGTTATATACAAAACCACGTTATTGGTAAAAAATATTTTTAAGTTTTTTTCGGTAGTATCATATATTTTAATTTTGATTATATGGGAAAATAACTTGATTAAGGGTTTTATTTCAAATGCTTCAGGTATAATGCTTTCTAGAATACTAGGTCTTGTACGTGACATACTTACCGCACTAATCTTGGGTGCTGGAATTTTTAGTGATCTATTTTTTATAGCTTTCAAGATGCCAAATTTGTTTAGAAGAGTATTTGCAGAGGGTGCTTTCACACAATCTTTTTTACCAAATTTTGTAAAATCAAATAAAAAAGCCATTTTTAGTGCCGAGATCTTTCTAAAATTTCTATTTTTTATCTCACTTTTAACCCTACTTGTAAATATATTTACAAAAGAATTTATAACAATAATAGCTACTGGATTAAAAGATGAAGATATGATAAATGCTATAAATCTAGTAAGGATAAACTTTTTTTATCTAATACTTATTTATATGGCTAGTTTTATAGGCTCACTTTTACAATACAAAGGTCATTTTGCCACAACCGCATTTTCTACGGCACTACTAAATTTAAGTATGATTTGTGCCTTATTACTTGCAAATAATAAGACAGAAAAAGAGGTTGCTTTGTATCTTAGCTGTGGTGTTGTCATAGGTGGTATTTTACAGCTCATAACACATATAATAGCACTTTATATAAAAAACCTAAACAAGATGTTTTTTGGAGGAATTTATAACTTTATAAAAGGAAAAAAAGCTGATACTAAAAATTTCTTTATCAATTTTTATCACGGTGTTTTTGGTTCATCAGCACTTCAAATTAGCTCTTTTATGGATACATGGCTGGCTAGTTTTTTAGCCACAGGAAGTATTAGTTATATGTTTTATGCAAATAGAATTTTTCAACTCCCACTTGCTGTATTTGCAATAGCTTTATCACAAGCACTATTTCCAAAAATAGCAAGACTCTTAAAAAACAACGATACACAAAATGCATTACTTCAAACAAAAAAAAGTTTTAACATACTGTTTTTTACACTTTTAGCATCCTGTGTTGGTGGTATAGTGTTATCAGAACCTATAATTTGGCTACTTTTTGAAAGAGGAAATTTTACACAAGAAGACACAATACAATGTGCTAAAGTTTTAAGTGCTTATCTTATAGGACTTTTGCCGTTTGGGCTAATTAAACTTTTTGCACTTTGGCTATATGCAAAAATGAAGCAAAAAATAGCTTCTAAAATAGCAACAATAGGACTTGTAATAAATCTTATCTTAGCAGTCATACTAATGCAATTTTTAGGTGCTATTGGTTTAGCATTAGCTAGTTCTATAGTTGGTTTTTTACAACTTGGTCTTTACCTAAAAGAATTTGGATATAGAAAATTTTTAGGTATAATTGAGTCTAAATTTATATTTTTTACAATGATATTTTTAGTGGTTGAGTTTTTTAGCCTTGAATATTTAAAGGAATTTTTTTATGCAAATTTACGATAGTTCTAAAAAAATAAAATTAGAATTTAAACCAGAAGGTGAGACTGTTCGAATTTATGTATGTGGTCCTACTGTTTACGATCATTCACATTTAGGTCATGCAAAATCAGCTATAAGTTTTGATTTATTAAGAAGGGTTCTAATAGAGCTTGGATATAAACTAAAATTTGTAAGAAACTACACTGATATTGATGATAAAATTTTAAAAAAAATGAGTGAAACAAATAAGCCACTAGAAGAAATAACAAATTTTTATATAAAAAGCTATGAAGATGACATGAAAGCTTTAAATGTCTTAGACCCAGATATTAAGCCTAAGGCAACAGAATGTGTGGATGATATGATTGATTATATATCAAATCTAATAAACAAAGGTTTTGCTTATAAACTAGATGACGGAATATATTTTGACACAACAAAAGACAAGCACTATCTAAGTATAAGTGGCAGAGAAAATGAAGAAAATAGCATAGCAAGAATAGAAACAAATAATTGTAAAAACAACCAAAAAGACTTTGTTTTATGGAAATTTGATGAAAACTTTTATGATTCACCTTTTGGTAAAGGAAGACCTGGTTGGCACTCTGAGTGTGTAGCTATGATAAAAAAATATCTGTCAAATGATAGCGAGTTTGAGGTTGATATTCATGCCGGAGGTAGCGATTTATTATTTCCACATCACGAAAATGAAGCAGCACAATGCAGATGTGGCGAAGAAAAGACGCTATCAAAATATTGGATGCATAATGGTTTTATACAAATAAATAATGAAAAAATGGCAAAAAGTTTAGGCAATAGTTTTTTTGTAAAAGATGCATTAAAATTATATCATGGAGAGGTTATTAGATTTTATCTTTTAAGCACACATTATCGTGCGAATTTTAATTATTCATTGCAAGATTTAAATGCATCAAAAAAACGCCTTGATAAATTATATAGACTTAAAAAAAGAGTTTATGGTGTAAAAGAAAGTGAAATAGACACAGGATTCAAAGATGAAATTTTAAAAGCTTTAAGTGATGATTTAAATACATCAAAAGCATTAGCTGTTGTTGATGAGTTTGTGGCTAATGCAAATGAAGCCTTGGATAAAGAACCAAAAAACAAAAGCATAAAATCTCAAATAGTCGCAAATATATCGTTTATAAACAAAGTTATAGGCATAGGTATTATAGACAACTTTGAGTATTTTCAGTTTGGAATAGATGAGCAAAGTAAGCAAAAAATAGATGAACTTATAAGCAAAAGAGATGAAGCAAAAAAGGCAAAAGACTTTCAAACAGCAGACAAAATAAGAGAAGAGCTTACAAAAATGCAAATAAGCATAATGGATACCGCAAATGGAACATTTTGGGAAAAAATATGAAGCAACTTACCTTATTTCAAGTATTAAAAAGATTTAAAGGCTATTTTAAGGATTATATACCGTATTTTGTACTAGCATTCATAGGTATGATTTTAGCAAGTGGGGGCTCAGCTGCCACAGCATGGCTAGTGCAACCTGTTTTAGATAAAATTTTTGTTGAAAAAAACAGAGAATTACTATATATATTACCTTATGCGATAATACTTGTTTATTTTCTAAAAAATGCCGGAACATTTATGCAAGCATATTATACAGCCTATATAGGGCAAGATGCAATTAGGCGTTTTAGAGATGAGTTGTTAGCAAAACTATTAAGCCTTGATATGAGTTTTTTTAACAAATATAGAACTGGCGAGTTAATGAGTAGAACGATGAATGATATTGAAAGAATTAGAACTATAGTATCTACAATGATACCTGAGTTCATAAGAGAAATTATAACCGCCATATCATTACTTTGTGTTGTTATATATCAAAGTCCAAGATTGGCATTTTTTGCCCTCATAGTACTTCCGGTTGCTGCATATCCCATAATAACTCTTGCAAAAAAAATGAAAAAAATCTCAAGAAAATCTCAAGAAAAAATATCAGATATAAGTTCGGCTTTAAATGAAATTTTTACAAATATTGAGATAATAAAAGCAAATAATGCACAAAGTTATGAGCATAAAAGATTTGCGGATGAAAATTTTAATTTTCTAAAAATAAACTTAAAAGCAACAAGAATAGAACAATTAGTAAGCCCTTTAATGGAGATGATAGGCTCAATAGGTGTTGCTATAGTTATAATTATAGGAGGCAAAGAGGTAATAGATGGCACTATTAGCATAGGATCATTCTTTTCATTTTTATCTGCTCTTTTTATGCTTTATACCCCAATAAAAAGAGTTGTTGGAATTTATAGCAAACTACAAGATGCAATAGCAGCAAGTGAAAGAACATTTGAACTAATGGATAAAAAAAGTTTAATGTTGGATGGCAATTTAGAAATTCCAGATAAAATTAGTAGTATAATTTTTGATAATGTTAGACTAAACTATGATAAAAAAGAGGTATTAAAAGGCATAAATTTTGAGGCAAAAACATCTGAAATGATAGCTTTTGTAGGCTCTAGTGGCGGTGGAAAAACATCAATTATAAACCTTCTGATGAGATTTTACAATGTAACTAGCGGTATCATAAAAATAAACGGAACAAATATAAATGATTTTAGTATAAATTCCATTCGTGACAAGATAGGACTTGTGACACAAAGAATATATATTTTTAATGACACAATAGCAAACAATGTATCTTATGGAAAAGAATACAATGAAGAAGCTATTATAAATGCATTAAAAATGGCAAATGCTTATGGGTTTGTAAGCGAATTAGATGATGGTATAAATACTATTCTTGATGAGTTTGGAACAAATCTTTCAGGTGGGCAAAGACAAAGAATAGCAATTGCAAGAGCACTATACAAAAATCCAGAAATTTTAATATTTGATGAAGCCACATCAGCTCTTGATAATGAGAGTGAAAAAGAGATCACAAATGCTATAAATAGATTAAAGCACACAAAAATAATATTTGTTATAGCTCATAGACTAAGCACTATACAAAATGCTGATAAAATAGTTGTTATAAGCAATGGGGTTGTTGCCGGCTTTGATACTGATGAAAATTTAAGTAAAAATTGTGATATTTATGCAAAACTCAAAGGCAAAGCCTTAGTTTAAGCGGTTTTTTGATACAATCTCTGATATATTTTTAAGGATATTTTTTTGATTTTAAAATATGATTATTTAAAACAAATTTTTTTTAAATTTGATCCGGAAACTGCTCACAAAATAGTAGAAAATACATTGCACTATACAGATGCATTATGTCCTAAAATTTTTGATTTTACTTCAAAATATTTTACATTTGAAGATCAAGCTTTAGAGCAAAATATATTTTCAACAACATATAAAAATCCGGTTGGTATAGGTGGTGGATTTGATAAAAATGCAACAATGCTATCTGGACTAAAATCCTTAGGATTTGGATACTTAGAATGCGGAACTTTTACACCAAAACCTCAAGATGGAAATGCTAAACCTCGCCTTTTTA from the Campylobacter pinnipediorum subsp. pinnipediorum genome contains:
- the ruvA gene encoding Holliday junction branch migration protein RuvA; the protein is MIKAIEGVITKKDPAFVILKTVSGVSYGIFISLFCSAKLESGSKIELNITQIIREDANLFYGFLDLSEQKMFEMLVKLNGIGASTAMAICSSLNPNSFTNAILNGDLDTLKKVPGIGLKTARRIIAELSDANLISGENISAHKNEAIMALEALGFKKDKIYKVLAGIDAESMETGEIIKQALKKLG
- a CDS encoding flagellar assembly protein A, giving the protein MSEAKYLSPISADSKTPYEDIKEISKNTGVEAKFIDFNLLDFTTLYTNKENQEPVSLSKNELDIFNDLDFYLDPTLVIEQVYKVEYYDIRVLVKPKIPNISIGANQSLTKIVGTVHATKDAIYENGYEELMYNFIAKKLIRANILIGIRDDSLKSELKKISSILRIKEIIDDDYTFIVAKGFEPRKSIESKLILHYKNKLKNIDKNDKMDHASRGFVSGVVLNEMIIEYIKPQNGKSGRNVRGDFIEVQLPKDNNLKEIGITENIKKIEDDTSIKYIAKKPGFVSDNQGIYDIKEQLEINEITFKDTGSVKTELDSNVSILIKEDDIFKDAIGTGVVVEAKDVSVKGNIGSNASVIADNVKIGGQTHAKAKVKAKKADIHVHIGFVEADEVYIDRLEGGTVVAKKAIIRSVIGGNITADEVIIETLVSNCTITGLSLIDIKYLRGNNNKLIIDATKIKDRSYDIEGQVEKINDLKKDIKKIPKILESKKIIIDTNKSSIHTIKSKVEELQKSKVVPPVTFIKKLKEYQQLVGEYNMLLKEYNTKKDNLKELKNELDFMQNEIFASKIVNRSNWLELNEIKFIIVNPATEVVYHTRQNEISRVVMVTKIEEGDDIKFEIKKSNDLELLPKLKEKQ
- the murJ gene encoding murein biosynthesis integral membrane protein MurJ — its product is MIKGFISNASGIMLSRILGLVRDILTALILGAGIFSDLFFIAFKMPNLFRRVFAEGAFTQSFLPNFVKSNKKAIFSAEIFLKFLFFISLLTLLVNIFTKEFITIIATGLKDEDMINAINLVRINFFYLILIYMASFIGSLLQYKGHFATTAFSTALLNLSMICALLLANNKTEKEVALYLSCGVVIGGILQLITHIIALYIKNLNKMFFGGIYNFIKGKKADTKNFFINFYHGVFGSSALQISSFMDTWLASFLATGSISYMFYANRIFQLPLAVFAIALSQALFPKIARLLKNNDTQNALLQTKKSFNILFFTLLASCVGGIVLSEPIIWLLFERGNFTQEDTIQCAKVLSAYLIGLLPFGLIKLFALWLYAKMKQKIASKIATIGLVINLILAVILMQFLGAIGLALASSIVGFLQLGLYLKEFGYRKFLGIIESKFIFFTMIFLVVEFFSLEYLKEFFYANLR
- the cysS gene encoding cysteine--tRNA ligase encodes the protein MQIYDSSKKIKLEFKPEGETVRIYVCGPTVYDHSHLGHAKSAISFDLLRRVLIELGYKLKFVRNYTDIDDKILKKMSETNKPLEEITNFYIKSYEDDMKALNVLDPDIKPKATECVDDMIDYISNLINKGFAYKLDDGIYFDTTKDKHYLSISGRENEENSIARIETNNCKNNQKDFVLWKFDENFYDSPFGKGRPGWHSECVAMIKKYLSNDSEFEVDIHAGGSDLLFPHHENEAAQCRCGEEKTLSKYWMHNGFIQINNEKMAKSLGNSFFVKDALKLYHGEVIRFYLLSTHYRANFNYSLQDLNASKKRLDKLYRLKKRVYGVKESEIDTGFKDEILKALSDDLNTSKALAVVDEFVANANEALDKEPKNKSIKSQIVANISFINKVIGIGIIDNFEYFQFGIDEQSKQKIDELISKRDEAKKAKDFQTADKIREELTKMQISIMDTANGTFWEKI
- a CDS encoding ABC transporter ATP-binding protein encodes the protein MKQLTLFQVLKRFKGYFKDYIPYFVLAFIGMILASGGSAATAWLVQPVLDKIFVEKNRELLYILPYAIILVYFLKNAGTFMQAYYTAYIGQDAIRRFRDELLAKLLSLDMSFFNKYRTGELMSRTMNDIERIRTIVSTMIPEFIREIITAISLLCVVIYQSPRLAFFALIVLPVAAYPIITLAKKMKKISRKSQEKISDISSALNEIFTNIEIIKANNAQSYEHKRFADENFNFLKINLKATRIEQLVSPLMEMIGSIGVAIVIIIGGKEVIDGTISIGSFFSFLSALFMLYTPIKRVVGIYSKLQDAIAASERTFELMDKKSLMLDGNLEIPDKISSIIFDNVRLNYDKKEVLKGINFEAKTSEMIAFVGSSGGGKTSIINLLMRFYNVTSGIIKINGTNINDFSINSIRDKIGLVTQRIYIFNDTIANNVSYGKEYNEEAIINALKMANAYGFVSELDDGINTILDEFGTNLSGGQRQRIAIARALYKNPEILIFDEATSALDNESEKEITNAINRLKHTKIIFVIAHRLSTIQNADKIVVISNGVVAGFDTDENLSKNCDIYAKLKGKALV